The Manihot esculenta cultivar AM560-2 chromosome 17, M.esculenta_v8, whole genome shotgun sequence genome contains the following window.
gcGCTGTAAATTATGTTGCGGTGTTAAAATTCAACTATATCAAAGTTCAAGATGATACTTTTTAATTGAAACgctataatttgaaattaataaatttgatataatgGAATTTATTTTCCTGTAGTCATGGGCTTAgcattataattcaaaattcattttccttttcaattaaaataatgctgttcaaaaatatatatcaggTTGTTCTAAATATTTATCCTTTCGCTTTTCTAGCATAATTTATTTTCCTAATAAACCATTTATCCGTGATCGGCTATGTAACTGTGCTGAttcttttttcaattctttattcatttattcaagaagtatttatttgtttcgggaaaaaggagaaatatatatatacatatatcccGTTGTGAAGAGATGAAGTCTCATATTAAGATGTTCGGAGATTAttattgtgaatttctttctttcttttccttttcttttttttttcttttttatatttgcgttccattataaataaataattaaaatcgaaGCTGAGCATATTTTCGACGCTAAAATCAAGTACACGTAAAATAATACGATGCGCCTTCAGGTACCAAAGGAGAAAAGACGGAATAACGGCCTGttagttctttttttctttttctgttttcctcTTTTCATGTTGCACTGTACTTGTCAAAATTTTGTCCTACATGCACGCGTGAGGAAATGAATTGCGGGTGCGGTCTCCGGGCTCGTTTCGCGTCCAATACGTCCAGAATATTGTGGGAGAACGAAGAGGTTGTTGCATAAGTTATACAGGGTTCCAATATAAAAGAATATGTTAGAGAGAAATGCGGAAGTTGTAGTTTTTAGTTGCAGGTTAGCGTACGtaggcctttttttttttaagctcaaaacatttaacgcaaaacaaaaaggaaaaacagaaaacGGGATGTATGAAAATGCTACAGCCTGTAATAAACCTTGAGTAAATTAAACGAGCCGCCTGAAATATAAAAGGCCTTACAGAGGAGGAGAAATGCACAAACATTTAGAAATCAATATAGGCTGTAGATATCGAAGGAGAGGAAGCGCCTTGAAAAGAGAGATATGGGTTCCAAGGTACATGTGTGCGCAGCATATTTGGTGTTACTGTTCGCCTTTACCAGCGGAGCTCAGcccaatacctttgatgtcacaaAATATGGTGCGAAGGAGGGGTCGGATATCACTAAGGTATGAAAGTAAACTCGGTTCTCGATATCGCGACGGTATTTCCTAGATTATTGCTGTCAGGTCTTTCATTGCCGTTTTCGTTTTTAGGCTTTACTGAGTGCGTGGAAGGGGGCTTGTGGAGCAGCGGGTTCCGGCAAAGTCGTGATACCAAAAGGGAAGTACTCATTAGGCGTGGTGGATTTGCTAGGCCCTTGCAAGGGTGCCATGCATCTTCAAGTGGAAGGAACGTTGGTGGCGCCAGCAAAAGCTAGCCAGCACCGCAAGAATAGCTGGGTTACATTGAGATACCTGGACCGATTAACGGTATCCGGTGGTGGGGCCTTCGACGGACAAGGAGAAATTGCTTGGCAGCGGGAGAGCTGTGGCGGCGGATGCAAGAAAGCACTTCCAGTTGTAAGAAAATCCGAACGCTACTTTACTAACGGTCATTCATAGGCCCGTTCATGGCAGTAATACTAACTACGTTTTCTCTGCGTAACTGTTCTATCAAAACTGTATCAGAACCTAAGGTTTGACTTCGTCACCAACAGCATAGTCGAGGACGTGACATCCATAGATAGCAAGCAGTTCCACGTCAATCTCCTCGGCAGCAAAAACCTTACCTTCCAGCGATTTTCGGTGAAAGCGCCGGGGCATAGTCCCAACACGGATGGAATTCACATTGGACggtcggaggagatcaacaTTATTGATTCAAACATTATGACCGGTGATGATTGCATCTCCATTGGCCGGGGGAGCAGGCAAGTACGAATCACAAACGTAAGGTGCGGACACGGGCATGGCATTAGTATTGGAAGTTTAGGAAAGTACGAGAAGGAAGAACCTGTGTCTGGAATTTATGTGAAGAATTGCACAATATACGACACCGACAATGGCGTGAGAATTAAGACTTGGCCCGCATTGCATGGTGGCAGTGTGTCGAATATCCAGTTCGAGGATATCGTCATGCAAAACGTCAGCAATCCCatcattatagatcaaatgtacTGCCCGCATAACGAATGCAATCGCAAGgtaacttttcaatttttattttttcacaacaagaaggagaatttatatatatgggTGTGTTACAATTATGCTAAAATATTGCGACTTTTTGCAGATGCCatcaaaagttaaaataagCGACGTCATCTTCAAGAATATTCGAGGATCGTCAAGAACGCCCACAGCCGTTCAATTGACATGCAGCAGCAGCGTACCATGCAAGAACGTTGAACTTTCTAACGTTAACCTCCAGTACACCGGATCTAAGGGTCCTGCAAAATCtatttgtacaaatgttaagCCTAAGATTATAGGAAAGTTGATTCCGAGAGGATGTTAATGCACTCACTTGTTGATTCTTAATTTAAACGGAGAATGTTTCTCATTTGTCTGACGCACAGTATAGTAATTTTACAAGACTATCATtacactttttaaatttaaatgaacatAGTCAGATATGATTTCAATTTAGCTCTatccaaaatagaaaatcaatttaaaaaatttacctattaaacaatgtgcttcattttacttaaacaaatataaaagctCACCAATTACTGAATATATCAATtgatattaaaagatatattaaaagaaaatcaattgaTATTAAATACTATATAAATACTTCTTTAAGTCCTCTATTTCTATTTGAAAAGTTAATCAACATATAAAACTTGGAATGcaagatgaaataataaaagatatattattgaATGAACTTAGTAATTTAATAgtgtcaaaattcaaaattaaaacgcGCTGTAAATTATGTTGCGGTGTTAAAATTCAACTATATCAAAGTTCAAGATGATACTTTTTAATTGAAACgctataatttgaaattaataaatttgatataatgGAATTTATTTTCCTGTAGTCATGGGCTTAgcattataattcaaaattcattttccttttcaattaaaataatgctgttcaaaaatatatatcaggTTGTTCTAAATATTTATCCTTTCGCTTTTCTAGCATAATTTATTTTCCTAATAAACCATTTATCCGTGATCGGCTATGTAACTGTGCTGAttcttttttcaattctttattcatttattcaagaagtatttatttgtttcgggaaaaaggagaaatatatatatacatatatcccGTTGTGAAGAGATGAAGTCTCATATTAAGATGTTCGGAGATTAttattgtgaatttctttctttcttttccttttcttttttttttcttttttatatttgcgttccattataaataaataattaaaatcgaaGCTGAGCATATTTTCGACGCTAAAATCAAGTACACGTAAAATAATACGATGCGCCTTCAGGTACCAAAGGAGAAAAGACGGAATAACGGCCTGttagttctttttttctttttctgttttcctcTTTTCATGTTGCACTGTACTTGTCAAAATTTT
Protein-coding sequences here:
- the LOC122722211 gene encoding polygalacturonase-like, which produces MGSKVHVCAAYLVLLFAFTSGAQPNTFDVTKYGAKEGSDITKALLSAWKGACGAAGSGKVVIPKGKYSLGVVDLLGPCKGAMHLQVEGTLVAPAKASQHRKNSWVTLRYLDRLTVSGGGAFDGQGEIAWQRESCGGGCKKALPVLRFLCVTVLSKLYQNLRFDFVTNSIVEDVTSIDSKQFHVNLLGSKNLTFQRFSVKAPGHSPNTDGIHIGRSEEINIIDSNIMTGDDCISIGRGSRQVRITNVRCGHGHGISIGSLGKYEKEEPVSGIYVKNCTIYDTDNGVRIKTWPALHGGSVSNIQFEDIVMQNVSNPIIIDQMYCPHNECNRKVTFQFLFFHNKKENLYIWVCYNYAKILRLFADAIKS